The genome window TTGGTGCTCCGCCTTCACTTGGGAACATGTCAAGCACTTAGCCACGTACTTAACAATGTCGcgtttcattccaggccaccaatatcctttctttaaatcttgatacatttttgtTGCTCCAGGGTGTACCGTATAACGAGATTTGTGAGCCTCCTCTAGCAATAGTGACTTCACCTCGGATAACCAAGGTACCCAGATTCGGCCATACCTGGTCATGATGCCATCACCATTCATTTTTAATTCCCCAATTAAGCCTTTCATTCTTTCCTTCTTTGGGTCAGTAGCATTTAAGGATTTTGTTTGGGcctctttgatcaactccaaAAGTTTAGGGGTGACAGTCATTTTCATTGACTTAACTTGTATGGGTGATGGGTATTCCTTCCGGCTTAACGCATCTGCTACGACATTGGCCTTCCCCGGATGATAaaggatttcacaatcataatccttGATTAATTCTAACCACCTTCGTTGTCTCATATTCAAGTCTTTTTGTTCGAAGAAATACttgagacttttgtggtccgaaTATATGGTGCTTTTAATtccgtacaaataatgtcgccacaGTTTCAACGCGAATACTACTGCAGCTAATTCTAGATCGTGTGTTGGGTAGTTGCTTTCATGTGGTTTAAGCTGCCttgaagcataagctatcactttACCCCGTTGCATTAAAACAGCCCCCAAGCCCTGATGTGAAGCATCAGTGTATACCACTAAGTCTTCTGAACCCTCGGGTAAGGTTAGAATTGGGGCGTCAGACAACTTACTCTTTAAAGTCTGGAATTCTTTTTCTTGCTCAATTCCCCATACAAATTTCTCATTCTTCTTGGTTAGTTTGGTCAAGGGTAACgatattttagaaaaatcctgtataaaccttcgataatacccaacCAAACCTAGAAAACTCCTCACTTCACTCGGGTTCTTAGGAGGAACCCAGTTCATAACAGCCTCTACTTTAGTTGGATCCACCAAGACACCATCCTTATTAATAACGTGgccaagaaattgcacctctctaagccaaaaggcacatttggaaaattttgcataaagcttttccttccGAAGAATCTCTAATACTTCACGCAAATGATCTGCATGTTCGGCTCTACTACGAGAGTACACCAGGATGTCATCTATAAACACTATAACAGACTTATCTAACATGGGCCGGCATACTctattcatcagatccatgaatgCGGTCGGTGCGTtagtcagcccgaatggcattactaataactcgtaatgtccatatcgggTCCTGAACGCGATTTTTGAAACACCTTCCTCTCGTacccgaagttgatgataccccgagcgcaaatcaattttcaaaaacCAATTTgctccttgcaattggtcaaaaaGGTCATCTATTCGAGGTAAAGGGTATTTATTTTTCActgtcaacttgttcaactctcgatagtcaatacacatgcgCATCgtgccgtctttctttttcacaaaaagtatcggggctccccaaggcgacacacttGGGCGTATGAAACCCTTATCGAGTAGTTCCTGTATCTGTGTCATTAGCTCTCGCATCTCGGCGGGAGCTAATCTATAGGGAGCTTTAGCCACTGGCTTGGCACCCCGGTTTAATTCGATTCGGAATTCCACCTCTCGCTCAGGTGGTAATCCCGGTAATTCGTCCGGAAACACATCCGCATACTCGTTCACCACTTCTACTTCTCCAATTTCAGGTACCTTCTGTCTTGTATCCACAACATAAGCCAAGTAGGCCTTACCCTCATTTCTTGCGTGCTTAACCGCTTCGACAATCATGCACAGTTTTGTCTCTAGCTTTCTTTCCCCACGAATACTTATTCGAGCCCCACTAGGTGAGAATACATGAATGACTTTCACCTCGCATCGAATTTCCGCGTGAtaacgggataaccaatccatccctactactacTTTAAATTCCCCCAAAGTCATAGGAATGAGATCTATTTCGAATTCTTCGCTTTCTATGGTGATCTTACAATTTTTACAAACTTCATACAACAAATAACTTTTGCTATCCGCTACTTCTACTTCTAAAGGTATAGGCATTCGTTCCTTTCGAAAGGAGGGGTAACACATAAGTTCATCTGATACGAAAGATTTACTAGCACCGGAATCGAATAACACATTCACGGGTATTTGGTTGATTAAGAAAATACCTGATACGACATTCGGTGAAACCTTGGCCTCCTCGGTAGTAATCTGAAACATTCTTCCCCGAGCCTTCTTattttcattcttcttttcataTTTCTGCCCCTGTTGTTTAAGCTTTGGACATTCAGCTTTTACGTGACCAGGAGTGAAGCAATTGAAACAGGTCCTCACGGGACTAGGGCACTTAAAATAAGGATGTCCTCCTGACCACAGATGTAACACCCCTTCTTTCCCATTAAACATTCTCCGGTGTGAAGCTTTCCACAAGTTTTGCATGGAGGAATACTACTTTTAGATCCTCCTTTAGTTCTAGTGTCGTGCTGCTTAGGCTTCTTGGATGGATTCGTAGTTGATGGCTTTTCAGCAGCTCTTTTCTCTCCTCTTTCCACTTGTCGCTACAGTTCTATTTCTCTATCCCGGGCTAAATTGATAAGTTCACTCAAAGTTTCACACTTCGAAGGGGTAATGAACTCCCTATACTCGGCCTTCAACATTCCATAATACCGGTTTATCTTCATCCTTTCAGACTTGACGAAATCATCACAAAACTTTAACTTATCGAAGAATATGTTGGTAATTTCATCAATAGACTCATTCTGTTGGTGAAGATGCAAGAACTCATCTTGTATTCTATCAATTGCCGATTGCGGGCAATGATATTTTAGGAACAACTCCTTGAATTCTTGCCATGTTAAGGTTTGGAGTCTTACTTCCCCAATCTCTTTACATTGGgtatcccaccaatctttggcTTGTTGCTGAAGCTGACCTGTAGCAAACATTACTTGATCTTCTTTCTCACATCGACTACGTAAAAATACGGCTTCAATGTTTGCTATCCATCTTTGACACTTTATCGGATCCACCTCCCCATTATATGAAAAGGGATTACATGCCATAAAATCCTTATATGTACACCTTCGTTCCTTACTTTTAGTCCTGGACCCTTCAATCATTTCCTTTAATTCCTCAATCTTGCTAGTCATCATCTCATCAACAACCCCCAAGACTCGGCTCTCGACTTCTTGAGCTAACTTGGGAAGGTTGGCATTCATCACTTTTTCTGCCGCCTCCATCATCTTATTATTGAATGCCTCTTGTCGGGCTATTTCAGCATCATCTACATTACTTGTGTCCGTCATCTACATAAAGCATTCATTCTATATATTAAAATTCCCTTTTTATACATCTCTTTGACACATACATACTCATTCTATCATATACTTCATtctatttgtaattcatactttaCACGTTATCATCTTCGATGATAATGTCGTATTGTTAAACCATTTTCATATCAAGTCATACTTTCTTTCTTATTAAACAATTTCCTTCAACCTTCCTGATACAAAATGACCTTAAGAAAGGATTACGGGGCACTAGAAACTAATTAAAACAAACCCCATAGTCAAGCCAACAACATAAAAAAAATTGCCAGCTTTTGGGTTTCtagcgggccgcgtaggcccatACTtgatcttacgcggggcgcgagatagccaccgtaagctacggcgacCATCGTAGCTTACGGTGCTGGCTGATTCGTTATGGTAATAAACTACTGTCTTACGGTAGCCCCCATTTTTGCCCAGtacctaccgtagcttacggtggccaccgtaagctacggtagtgcCCAGCAAAAATGACCCAAAACTTCATATTGTCGACCATTCTGAACCGTTTTCGAGCACGGTTTCAATTCTACTAACCCGTAGAAATCCTAATACACcaattattactattactatattcaAAACTCTTTTTATCACCTTATAACTTGTAACATTAATTACTATAAGGTTTTCTTAAAAGCTTTACCTCAGTTTGCGTCTCGGAGCGAACACACCCATTCTTGCGAGCTTTCGGCTTGAGTTCGAGCACTACATTGTgttcgaatccctcaaacctacgctctgataccaacttgtaacatccTCTAAATTCATGCTTGAAAAGTTACAAAACGACACATAACTAAATCgccaaaatttaaaatttggacATGACCCGTTCATATCTTGAACAATTTCCCTGTTTATGATTTATCAAAATACTTAAATAACGACACTTTCCATAAAACATAAAGAAGACCATAACATTTCTAACTACCGTTTCAAACATCAAGTTTAAGGTACTTAATAATTTACAATCATCTAGTTAAAGTTTAAAACTTCAAACACAACTAACTATAACAAAAGCTTTTAACTGTTAAAGTTACTACAAAAGTTGCGGAAGCGCATCACGGGTGATCAAGGTGTGTTCGTATCCGAGCGACGCAATGACATTTATACTTGTGCTTTACCTACAATCATTCAACAAAATATATTAGTGTAGTATACATGACATTTTCGTTCTATCACAATTCGTATCCACGGTTTTACAAGATATCTTACCAATCATTCTTATTTCCTTTTCCAATTCATTCTAGTCGAATAGACATAACTATTTCTCATTCACTTCCATTAACCCGTTTAGTACGGATTATGGAGAAAACTTCCACTAAATTCATTCTCATTCGAACCCCAACCGACCCATTCACTATGGACCGACACGGATTCCTACCTTCGCGTTTTCAATTGATACAATAACTTTAAATTGAAATTCAATTATCGACGGAAACAAACCAATAAACTCACAACTAAACATGTAAGTAACGAACTTACCTCGGTCTTGAGCCTTTGTTTGTGAACCGGAACTAGCTCCTTCTTCTTTCAATCCTACACGTAATCATTCTTATTTAGATCACAGTCCTTACATTCATAACCATACTTTCAAATATCAATGCTACTCATATAACAATTGACAATACGTTAATTTCATCATACAAAACCATTCACTCATGATTTATTCAAGGCTACTTAGATTATCATTGAGGCAATTcatcaaacacctaatgtgcgTACAACTTATCAAGCCTTATGTACACATAGCTTATGCATAAATCCACTAGAATACATCATATTTCACATATTCAACCATTCTTGCTCAAATATTCATTCTACACAATATAATCTACCAATCTTCTATCAATCATACAATTATACCTGAAAATTTACTCAACTAATCACATACATACTCATCATCATGCTAGAACAAGTGGGTTTTTCCCAAGTCTTTAGTAAATCAAATTCAAGCACAATACATCCTCTACATAATGATTCTAACTCACATGCAACTTAGTTTCATACTGATTTACGGATTGGtacaaaccctagttcatcaacaTGCATCAAAATATGAGATTCTATCTTACCTTATGCTCAAAACACTTGGATTAGAGAATAATTAAGCACAAGCATTCGATTTATGACTAGAATCCTTCACCATCTtgctgaattttgatgttaattgaTGAGGTTAGGGTTTCCCCCTTGTTCTTGCCTCCTGATCGCGACTCACACTTCCCAGAActgggtttttaatttttatcttATTACTTTCTAAATGTTACACTACCAACCCTCAAGTTAGGTTTATTGACCCTTATAACCCATTCCATATTTTATAAACTTTCTTTAGGTTTTAATACAATTACCATAACTAATTATATAATACTTTTAAATGTTAGAGCATCCTATCTTATAAATTATGGGATGTTACATGTCTCGACGCCCACAtcggcgaattgagttgtatctcaagggcttagcaccagctgttaaggggtacgttactgctgcaaacctagacaatctgccccgtatcgtccatttggcacataagattactgaccaagaggtcgaacgtggcaacttgccgccacatgtttctgctactacctcgaCTGCTACAACTACCACACCtgccagtgataacaagcgcaaatggaacgatactgacaaagcaactagtgccagccaatctcagaaaagggcagacaacaGCATCCACCATAGTTTCAGCCAGAAGTCTtctgtgaaccagaatcagagcaagaattcaaatcagggttcttacgcgggaaagctaccaaagtgtgataagtgtatgttccaccatcgcgggccatgcacccgggtatgtcataggtgcaacaaggtgggtcatatggctaaagattgtagggtctggctcccaaagcagccgcagcagcagccatAACAACAGGAGAGGCAACAGCCTCAACAGAATCGGGGAAATCaaaaagggtgctttcagtgtggtgaagagggtcattttaagcgagattgccctcagcttaaccagaatgctggcaacaataacaatgcagggaataacaacaacgggaACAACGATGGGAACGAGGCACGTGgaagagtatttactattggcgctggggaAGCTCGCAATGATGGCAATGCTGAGATCGAtacgtcttctttgaatgatctttttgcttctgttttattcgaaTTTTGTGCCGATTTGAGTTATGTGTCTGTGGGGTTCAGTCGCCAGTTAGGACTGATACCCACCCCTCTTgtaaaataagcatgtagtagaattagctgataGTACATCGgtagaagcttctcatgttcttttggttgtaaacttgatcttaggggtcaagtgttcgacattgacctacttcccgatactcttgtaagttttgacgtggTCGTTGACATGGATTTGGTTATCTATGCATCAAGCGAAAAttctctgtaaagagaaaatcgtgcgtatccctctccctagtgggGAATTCTTATCCGTTCAAGATCATTGTAGTGGTGCcatggttggcatcacctctgcCATGAAAGCCTAGAAGTGTCTACGAAAGGGTTACCCTACTATTCTAGCTCTCGTCACCAATTCACAACCTGCAGAAAGGAAGATTGAGGATCAtccagttgttcgtgaatttTCCTGACGTGTTTTTTTTTGAAGAGTTACCtagtttacctccacatcgtcaggtggaatttcagattgaccttatgcAATTTCAGATTCCTTCTGGAatacagcaatcccttgggttcgctggatactatcgcagattcatcatgggattttcgaagattgcgcaacttcaacctccttagcacaGCGGGGAGTTGTGAATTCATGGGAAATAAAACAGgggaacgtcttttcagcttttgaaacccaactctgtaatgcactgagcatcaCTTCTATCGAGGGGACCGATGATCCGACGGTATACCATGGTGGTTcaaatcagagtcccagttacatgccgatgcaacacgagagagtgataACTTACGTAATGGTCTTACGAAGAAGAACTGCACGACATACAATCtacggtggaaaccgtggtcattggatt of Helianthus annuus cultivar XRQ/B chromosome 1, HanXRQr2.0-SUNRISE, whole genome shotgun sequence contains these proteins:
- the LOC110930644 gene encoding uncharacterized protein LOC110930644; the protein is MQNLWKASHRRMFNGKEGVLHLWSGGHPYFKCPSPVRTCFNCFTPGHVKAECPKLKQQGQKYEKKNENKKARGRMFQITTEEAKVSPNVVSGIFLINQIPVNVLFDSGASKSFVSDELMCYPSFRKERMPIPLEVEVADSKSYLLYEVCKNCKITIESEEFEIDLIPMTLGEFKVVVGMDWLSRYHAEIRCEVKVIHVFSPSGARISIRGERKLETKLCMIVEAVKHARNEGKAYLAYVVDTRQKVPEIGEVEVVNEYADVFPDELPGLPPEREVEFRIELNRGAKPVAKAPYRLAPAEMRELMTQIQELLDKGFIRPNDLFDQLQGANWFLKIDLRSGYHQLRVREEGVSKIAFRTRYGHYELLVMPFGLTNAPTAFMDLMNRVCRPMLDKSVIVFIDDILVEVQFLGHVINKDGVLVDPTKVEAVMNWVPPKNPSEVRSFLGLVGYYRRFIQDFSKISLPLTKLTKKNEKFVWGIEQEKEFQTLKSKLSDAPILTLPEGSEDLVVYTDASHQGLGAVLMQRGKVIAYASRQLKPHESNYPTHDLELAAVVFALKLWRHYLYGIKSTIYSDHKSLKYFFEQKDLNMRQRRWLELIKDYDCEILYHPGKANVVADALSRKEYPSPIQVKSMKMTVTPKLLELIKEAQTKSLNATDPKKERMKGLIGELKMNGDGIMTRYGRIWVPWLSEVKSLLLEEAHKSRYTLAEIYMNEIIARHGVPVSIVSDRDTRFTFRFWRKFHEDVGTNLRLSTAYHPQTDGQSERTIQTLLDMLRACVIDLGGNWDNHLPLVEFAYNNSYQSSIKMVPYEMLYGRKCRTPVCWGEIGQRELAPKDVVAITNEKIDQPRARLKAAQDRQKSYADKRRHPIEFQEGDRVFLKVSPWKGIIRFRKRGKLGPRYIGPFKIMARIGKVAYRLELPPALNGIHNTFHVSQLRRCLADDTAHVSLDDIELDDKMNYIEKPVAIKDSKITYLRNKAIRQVLVQWQHRKGSDLTWESEDEMRKHYPSLFGTY